The genomic DNA AACTTCACGTTGATCCTCGCTGCTCTCATCGGCGGTGCAGCTCTCGGCGCCTTGTTCCCCGGCACCAGCGTGGCGCTGCTGGCCGCGGCGCTGGGCACACTGGCGGTGGGTGTCTTCTGGCAGGTTGAATTGGGATTCAACGGCCTGCTGTCGATTTTCGTCGCCAGTGTGCTGTGGCAACTGCTCGTGCTGCCGCGGCTGCCAACTCTGCTGCAATGGCTCGCCGCGCGCTGGCCGGAACCGTCCGCAAGCCGTGCGCAACAATTCCGCAGCTTGTTCCTGCGCGGCGCGGCCGTTTCGGTGGGAATGATGCTGGCGGTGGCGTTGCTGGTGCCTCGACCGCAGCCGGAAGCAAACCGGAATCCGGAACGGCTGCAGCGTTTGCAGGCCGCCGGCATGTTCGCGCGTCCCGGTTTGATTCTCTCTGCGGCGGACAACTACTACGTCTTTGGCCGGCCCTTGCCCGTCGCGATGGTCGCGCCCTCCCCTGCGGCTGGGCAGCGTTTTGCTTTGCTGGTGCAAGGGAAGAGTCCACGGGCCGCAATTCATCGGCTGCGCACGATCAAAGAACCAGCAGAGCTTGCAAAGCTGCGGCAGGCCGCTGCGATCACCTCAGCGGCGTTCGCGCGCATCGCGCCGCTGATCGCGCCCGGCCGAACAGAAGCAGAAATCGCGCAGGAGATTCAAAATCTCTTGCGGGAACAGGGCGCGCAGACTTGGGCCTTCAAGCCCATCGTGGCCGCGGGCGCCAACGCAGTGCTGCCGCATTACAGCGCCAATCGCGCCGTGATGCGCGCGGGCTTGGTGGTGATCGACATCGGCGGCAGCGTTGACAACTACACCAGCGACATGACCCGCACGTTTGCGGTGCGCGGACGCCTCTCCCCTGCCGAACGCAAACTGCTCGACGTCCTCGTGGCCGCGGGTGACAGCGCCCGTGCGCATTTGCAGCCCGGCGCCACCATGCGCGATCTGCATCAGCGCGCCGCCGCGGTGATCACAGCCGCCGGTTTCGGCCCCTTTTTCAATCACTATCTCGGGCATCACGTCGGCCTGGAAGTGCACGATCCCGCCAGCGACAGCCTGGCCGCGGGCATGGTGATCACACTCGAGCCGGGCATCTACATTCCCGCCGGCGCAGCGGTTGACTCCAGTTACTGGAATCTCGGCGCGCGCCTGGAAGATACTTACCTCGTCACGGAACAAGGGTACGAAACGATCACCCACTTTCCCCTCGTTTGGGAGGCAAGCCAGGACTGATTGCGCCGGAAAATTCACGGCAAAAGGATTTGCATTCTTGCAATAAATTTCTACATTGGACGAATTTTTTGCAAAACCACCGGCTTGATCTCGCTGCCATTGGCCGCTGGTACGCGCCGTCATTGCCGCACGCGCGGACACGGCAGCGCGCGCATGGCGGGATCAACCGCGCCGCGGCACACCGGTGGAGATATCCGACAAACACTCAAATCCGTCATAACTGGAGGTTCCTGTGGCTGTCATGCACGCTTATTCCCGCACGTCGGAGTTGCCGGCTATCGATGCCCAAACGGCACGCGCATGGTACCGTTTGATGCACACCGGCCGTCTCATCGACGAGCGGGCTTGGATTCTCTTCAAGCAGGGCAAGGGTTGGAGTTATCTCGCGACCTGCTCGGGCCATGAGCCGATTCAGTTGGCGCTCGGACTGTCGTTCCGGCCGAAGAAGGATTATCTCTTCCCCTACTATCGCGATCAACTGACCTGTCTCGCCGCCGGCTTGACCATCGATGAGATCATGCTGAACGGCCTGAGCCGGCGCGACGACGTGGCTGCCGGCGGCCGCCACATGTCGAATCACTTTTCCAAGCCGGAAATCGGCATTCAGAACACTTCGAGCTGCGTCTCGAATCACGCGCTGCACGCGGTGGGCTTGGCGCGCGCCGCGAAATACTACAAATCCGATGCGCTCACCTTCTGCAGCTTCGGCGAGGCCTCCGCCTCCGAGGGCTACGTCTTCGAGGCGCTCAACGGCGCCAGCCGCGAGCAATTGCCGGTGATCTTCGTCATTCAAAACAACAAATACGGCATCAGCGTGCCGGTGCATGAGCAAACCGCCAACGAAATCGTGGCGGACAACTTCGTCGGCTTGAAGTATCTTCACATCATTCGTTGCGACGGCACCGACCCCATTGCCAGCCGCGTGGCCATGGATGAAGCGATGGACTACGTGCGCACCGGCAAAGGTCCGGCGCTGGTGCACGCCCAATGCGTGCGTATTGGTCCGCACTCCAACAGCGACAAGCAGGAGTCCTACCGCTCGGACCAGGAAATCAATGAAGTGGCGACGCAAGACCCGCTGCCGCGTTTCCGCACTTACATTCTGGCGAAGGGCTTGCTCACCGAAGAAGAGCTGCGCGGCATCGAAGAGGAAAACAAGCGCCTGGTGACCGAAGCCGCGGCGCGCGGCGAGGCGGCGCCCCTGCCTGATCCCAAATCAATCTACGATTTCGCGGTCGCGCCGGTTTACCAAGCCGAAGAAACGCCCACGCCCGAGGAAGGCGAGAAGGAAAAGATGCGGGAATCCATCAACCGCACGCTGCACGAGGAATTTCAGCGCAATCCCCACACCTTTCTCTGGGGCCAGGATGTGGCTTCCAAAGACAAGGGCGGCGTGTTCAACGTCACCAACGGCATGCAGCAGGCGTTCGGCAAAAGCCGCGTGTTCAATGCGCCCATCGCCGAAGATTTCATCGTCGGCACGGCCAACGGCATGAGCCGCTTCCGCGAGGATATGTGGGTGGTGATCGAAGCCGCGCAATTCACCGACTACGTTTGGCCGTCGATGGAACAGATGGTCGAGCTGAGCCACGAATATTGGCGCACCAACGGCAAGTTCCTGCCCAACATCATCGTGCGGCTGTCGTGCGGCGGCTACATCGGCGGCGGGCTTTATCACTCGCAGAGTGCCGAAGGCGTGTTCGCCAACTTCCCCGGCTTTCGCATCGCGATGCCGGCGTTTGCGGATGATGCCGCGGGCTTGCTGCGCACTTCGATGCGCTCGCGCGGGGTGACCATCATGTTCGAGCCGAAGTATCTCTACAACCATCCCATGGCGCAGGCGCCCAAAACCGGGCCGAATCACTTTGTGCCCTTTGGCCGCGCGCGCGTGCGCCGGACCGGCAAGGACCTGACCATCGTGAGCTACGGCAACGCCGTGCACTGGTCGCTGAAAGCCGCGGAAAAACTGGCCGAGGACGGCTATGAAACCGAAGTCATCGATCTGCGCACGCTGGTGCCTTATGACCTGGAAACGGTGCGCGCCTCGGTGCAGAAAACCAACCGCGTGATCGTGGCGAGCGAAGATCACAAGACCGGCGGCTACGGCGGCGAGGTGCTGGCGGAAATTTCAGAAGCATGCTTCAAATTTCTCGATGCCCCGCCGCGCCGGGTGTGCACCAAGGACACGCCCATCGGGTTCAGCCGCATTCTCGAAGCCGCGATCTTGATCAATGAAGAGGATATCTATCAAGCGGCGCTGGAGGTGGTGAAGTACTGAGCGCCGGTTGGGCGGGCAGAGGTGGTTGGGATGAAAACACGACGGGCGGCCTTGCTGGGCCGCCCGTTTTTGTTTCGGGAGAAATATGATGGCAACTGAAAAAGACTACACCCCCGAGCAATTACGGCGCGAAGCCATTCTCATTTTGAACAGAAAATTGGGGGCACTCAATACCTATCGGTTTTTGGCGCAGATAGGCCAGAACCAGGAAGATTATTGGGAGCTGCGAGAGCGCTTGTTCAACGGGCAGAACGTCGACCAGCTCTATCGTGCCGCCAAGCAACACTGGCAAAAACGCAATCGACAGAAATAGGTCTTGCCCACTTGGCTCCTTATCCCACTTGGCTCCTTGCCCATGCGATGGGTTCTTGTAAAAAATCGCGAGGCGCTCGCTGCGCTCGCGCCGAAAAGAGTAAAAAGCGTAAAAAGAACTCAAAGGGTAACTCTCTACTAACGAGCGTCCTGGGCGCAGCGAAATCCCACCTGGTTATCGTGATTCGTGGGTTTGCCCCCGATGCGACTGGCGCAGCGCACATTGCGTGGATCAAAGTACCACGAGCCGCCCCGCAACACCCGCCACTCTAAAGTATTCAAATTCTCACGACCATCGTCTGATTTGTAGGGATATGGTTTATACAAGCTGCTACACCATTCCCAAACATTGCCGGTCATATCGTACAGTTTGAATTCATTTGGCGCAAACGAGCCGACCGGTGCGGTGTAAGCAAAACCGTCATCGAAGCCTTCCCAAATCTCCGACGATCCGAATACGCGTTTTGCGTTCTCATCGCCAATATTGCCGCCGTTTCTGCCGACGGGGCTACTATTGCCCCAAGCGTATTTGTAGCCTTTGCTGCCAGAACGTGCCGCATATTCCCACTCCGCTTCGGTGGGCAAACGTCTTTTTGCCCATCGCGCGTATGCAGTTGCATCATTCCAGCTTACATGAATAACAGGATGATCGTCCTTCGCGGGTTGGCCTTTGGCATCATGACGCCAGTTGATGCCGGCTTTCATCTCCCAAGACGATCCTGTGTAGATCAAACTGCCTTCGTCTTTTTCCGCCTCGGTCTTGT from bacterium includes the following:
- a CDS encoding Xaa-Pro peptidase family protein; translated protein: MPVAIAGELPVGIVAEHSLLTVAAQVVAAAVALLLLLTGRVFPHTARGIFYLLLAWLVGFRFFAATSYLLVLVAAVLLFGLGAALSLYWPRAAMAFAMLWPFPLLYFAHLSETGSFSPNFTLILAALIGGAALGALFPGTSVALLAAALGTLAVGVFWQVELGFNGLLSIFVASVLWQLLVLPRLPTLLQWLAARWPEPSASRAQQFRSLFLRGAAVSVGMMLAVALLVPRPQPEANRNPERLQRLQAAGMFARPGLILSAADNYYVFGRPLPVAMVAPSPAAGQRFALLVQGKSPRAAIHRLRTIKEPAELAKLRQAAAITSAAFARIAPLIAPGRTEAEIAQEIQNLLREQGAQTWAFKPIVAAGANAVLPHYSANRAVMRAGLVVIDIGGSVDNYTSDMTRTFAVRGRLSPAERKLLDVLVAAGDSARAHLQPGATMRDLHQRAAAVITAAGFGPFFNHYLGHHVGLEVHDPASDSLAAGMVITLEPGIYIPAGAAVDSSYWNLGARLEDTYLVTEQGYETITHFPLVWEASQD
- a CDS encoding thiamine pyrophosphate-dependent enzyme, translating into MHAYSRTSELPAIDAQTARAWYRLMHTGRLIDERAWILFKQGKGWSYLATCSGHEPIQLALGLSFRPKKDYLFPYYRDQLTCLAAGLTIDEIMLNGLSRRDDVAAGGRHMSNHFSKPEIGIQNTSSCVSNHALHAVGLARAAKYYKSDALTFCSFGEASASEGYVFEALNGASREQLPVIFVIQNNKYGISVPVHEQTANEIVADNFVGLKYLHIIRCDGTDPIASRVAMDEAMDYVRTGKGPALVHAQCVRIGPHSNSDKQESYRSDQEINEVATQDPLPRFRTYILAKGLLTEEELRGIEEENKRLVTEAAARGEAAPLPDPKSIYDFAVAPVYQAEETPTPEEGEKEKMRESINRTLHEEFQRNPHTFLWGQDVASKDKGGVFNVTNGMQQAFGKSRVFNAPIAEDFIVGTANGMSRFREDMWVVIEAAQFTDYVWPSMEQMVELSHEYWRTNGKFLPNIIVRLSCGGYIGGGLYHSQSAEGVFANFPGFRIAMPAFADDAAGLLRTSMRSRGVTIMFEPKYLYNHPMAQAPKTGPNHFVPFGRARVRRTGKDLTIVSYGNAVHWSLKAAEKLAEDGYETEVIDLRTLVPYDLETVRASVQKTNRVIVASEDHKTGGYGGEVLAEISEACFKFLDAPPRRVCTKDTPIGFSRILEAAILINEEDIYQAALEVVKY
- a CDS encoding formylglycine-generating enzyme family protein; protein product: MRASNQLEARTAPHGSKKFQPSALGHGVKPPAASPAEPARSETSVQINKPPRSQRNKIFLAALGLAATFIIGRLLWQTIPQAAYPDPSKFEPVEQKSPEAPEGMVFIPAGSFMMGSEDGDSGEKPVHEVYIDAFYLDQHEVTVAKFREFVNIAGYKTEAEKDEGSLIYTGSSWEMKAGINWRHDAKGQPAKDDHPVIHVSWNDATAYARWAKRRLPTEAEWEYAARSGSKGYKYAWGNSSPVGRNGGNIGDENAKRVFGSSEIWEGFDDGFAYTAPVGSFAPNEFKLYDMTGNVWEWCSSLYKPYPYKSDDGRENLNTLEWRVLRGGSWYFDPRNVRCASRIGGKPTNHDNQVGFRCAQDAR